The sequence ATGCTCACCACCGGCCAGGTCCAGATCCACTACCAGCTCGTCACCTCCTCGGACGCGACGTACGGCGGCAAGAGCTCGCAGTACGCCGCCAACGCGGCCGCCTGCGCGCAGGACCAGGGCCGCTTCACGCAGTTCGTGCAGGAGATCTGGGACCACCAGCCGGACCCGCACAGCCACGACCTCGGCAACGAGAAGCTGATCAAGACGCTCGCCCACAAGGCCAAGAAGATCAAGATGGCCAACTTCGAGCCGTGCATCGAGCAGGGCGACCACAAGGGCTGGGTGATCAAGTCGCAGGCCGACTTCGCCCGCTCCGGTCTCGGCCAGCTGCCCGCGCTGGAGATCAACGGCAAGCAGGTCAAGAACGTCCGCACCTCGCTCACCCCGGACAAGCTGCGCTCCATGGTGAACAAGGAGACCAAGCGCGTGATCGCCGTGCAGGCCACCCCGAGTGCCTCACCGACCCTGAGCTGACACTCCGTCGGGCACCGCGCCGTCCGGCGCGACCCGCACCCGCGCACCGCCCGACACGAGCCGCCCGGCGTCCAACGCCCGGCGGCTCGTGTCGTTTCCCCGC comes from Streptomyces sp. NBC_00448 and encodes:
- a CDS encoding DsbA family protein, producing the protein MTESKGPGKSGGAAAPAKKKRKGPLAKVRPYAVGIMAVVVVFGGSALIGAHVRASKDDKVSAPTGAVGPAVVPTGPVSLSSTASPSPSASSGPNLQVAVRPAIPVTVTIYEDLRSPDSKAFAEEYEAVLRQMLTTGQVQIHYQLVTSSDATYGGKSSQYAANAAACAQDQGRFTQFVQEIWDHQPDPHSHDLGNEKLIKTLAHKAKKIKMANFEPCIEQGDHKGWVIKSQADFARSGLGQLPALEINGKQVKNVRTSLTPDKLRSMVNKETKRVIAVQATPSASPTLS